The Pseudopipra pipra isolate bDixPip1 chromosome 6, bDixPip1.hap1, whole genome shotgun sequence genome includes a region encoding these proteins:
- the LRFN5 gene encoding leucine-rich repeat and fibronectin type-III domain-containing protein 5 isoform X2 has protein sequence MEKLLLFLLFIGIAVRAQICPKRCVCQILSPNLATLCAKKGLLFVPPNIDRRTVELRLADNFVTNIKRKDFANMTSLVDLTLSRNTISFITPHAFADLRNLRALHLNSNRLTKITNDMFSGLSNLHHLILNNNQLTLISSTAFDDVLALEELDLSYNNLETIPWDAVEKMVSLHTLSLDHNMIDHIPKGTFSHLHKMTRLDVTSNKLQKLPPDPLFQRAQVLATSGIISPSTFALSFGGNPLHCNCELLWLRRLSREDDLETCASPTLLSGRYFWSIPEEEFLCEPPLITRHTHELRVLEGQRAALRCKARGDPEPAIHWISPEGKLISNATRSVVYDNGTLDILITTVKDTGSFTCIASNPAGEATQTVDLHIIKLPHLLNSTNHIHEPDPGSSDISTSTKSGSNASSSNGDTKVSQDKKVVVAEATSSTALLKFNFQRNIPGIRMFQIQYNGTYDDSLVYRMIPPTSKTFLVNNLAAGTMYDLCVLAIYDDGITSLTATRVVGCTQFTTEQDYVRCHFMQSQFLGGTMIIIIGGIIVASVLVFIIILMIRYKVCNNNGQQKATKVSNVYSQTNGAQIQGCSGVLSQSMSKQAVGHEEGVQCCKAAGDGTMQSPDTGSSQDSATTTSALPPTWTSSTSLSQKQKRKSGPKPVPEPQGEAGGSAEPQNSNRNNSTALQLPSRAPAAAPAAPTYKRAQSKPKAGASPQDTSPSPLPENVATDVLTRQKTIRFQLSKD, from the exons AtggaaaaactgcttttgtttctgctgttcaTTGGCATAGCAGTGCGAGCTCAGATCTGCCCCAAGCGCTGCGTCTGTCAGATCCTGTCTCCGAACCTCGCCACCCTCTGTGCCAAGAAAGGGCTCTTGTTCGTTCCTCCCAACATTGACAGGAGGACTGTGGAGCTGCGGCTGGCAGACAACTTTGTTACAAACATTAAAAGGAAAGACTTTGCCAACATGACCAGCCTGGTGGACCTGACGCTGTCCCGGAATACAATCAGTTTTATCACCCCTCACGCGTTTGCCGACCTGCGCAATTTGCGGGCTCTGCATTTGAACAGCAACCGATTGACTAAGATCACTAATGACATGTTCAGCGGGCTCTCCAATCTCCACCACTTGATACTGAACAACAACCAGCTGACTTTAATTTCTTCCACAGCTTTTGACGATGTTTTAGCCCTTGAGGAATTGGATTTGTCTTACAACAATCTGGAAACCATCCCCTGGGATGCCGTGGAGAAGATGGTCAGTTTGCACACTCTCAGTCTAGACCACAACATGATTGACCATATTCCTAAGGGGACCTTCTCCCACCTCCACAAGATGACCAGGCTGGACGTCACGTCTAACAAACTGCAGAAGCTTCCTCCTGACCCACTCTTCCAGCGTGCTCAGGTGCTGGCAACCTCAGGAATTATCAGCCCCTCGACGTTTGCGCTGAGCTTCGGTGGGAACCCCTTGCATTGCAACTGTGAGCTTTTGTGGCTGAGGCGCCTTTCCAGGGAGGACGACCTGGAGACCTGTGCCTCTCCCACACTCCTGTCTGGCCGGTACTTCTGGTCGATCCCCGAGGAGGAGTTCCTCTGCGAGCCCCCGCTCATCACCCGGCACACCCACGAGCTGCGGGTGCTGGAGGGGCAGCGggcagccctgcgctgcaagGCCCGGGGCGACCCTGAGCCAGCCATCCATTGGATTTCACCTGAGGGCAAACTGATTTCCAATGCCACCAGGTCCGTGGTGTATGACAACGGGACGCTCGACATCCTCATCACGACGGTGAAGGACACAGGCTCCTTCACCTGCATTGCTTCCAACCCGGCAGGGGAGGCCACGCAGACGGTGGACCTGCACATCATCAAACTCCCCCACCTGCTGAACAGCACAAACCACATCCATGAGCCCGACCCGGGCTCCTCGGATATCTCCACGTCCACCAAGTCGGGCTCCAACGCGAGCAGTAGCAACGGGGATACAAAAGTCAGCCAGGATAAGAAGGTGGTTGTTGCGGAAGCAACGTCCTCCACTGCTCTGCTGAAATTCAATTTCCAGAGGAATATACCTGGGATACGTATGTTCCAAATCCAGTACAATGGTACTTACGATGACTCCCTTGTTTACAG AATGATACCTCCCACAAGCAAAACCTTCCTGGTCAACAACCTGGCGGCGGGGACGATGTACGACCTGTGCGTCCTGGCCATCTACGACGACGGGATCACCTCGCTGACGGCCACCAGGGTCGTGGGCTGCACACAGTTCACCACCGAGCAGGATTACGTGCGCTGCCACTTCATGCAGTCCCAGTTCCTGGGGGGGACCATGATTATCATCATTGGTGGGATCATCGTGGCTTCGGTGCTCGTGttcatcatcatcctcatgATCCGCTACAAGGTGTGCAACAACAACGGGCAGCAGAAGGCCACCAAGGTCAGCAACGTGTACTCGCAGACGAACGGGGCTCAGATCCAGGGCTGCAGCGGGGTGCTGTCGCAGTCCATGTCCAAGCAGGCTGTGGGGCACGAGGAGGGTGTCCAGTGCTGCAAGGCTGCCGGCGATGGCACGATGCAGTCGCCGGACACCGGCTCCAGCCAGGACTCGGCCACCACTACCTCCGCTTTGCCTCCCACCTGGActtccagcacctccctctcgCAGAAGCAGAAGCGAAAGTCGGGGCCCAAGCCCGTCCCCGAGCCGCAGGGCGAGGCTGGCGGCAGCGCCGAGCCCCAGAACTCGAACAGAAATAACTCCACGGCCCTGCAGCTGCCGAGCCGcgcccccgccgcggcccccgccgcccccacGTACAAAAGAGCACAATCAAAGCCAA AAGCCGGGGCCTCTCCGCAGGACACCAGCCCTTCTCCACTCCCTGAAAACGTTGCCACCGACGTTCTTACTCGGCAGAAAACAATCCGGTTCCAACTCTCCAAGGATTGA
- the LRFN5 gene encoding leucine-rich repeat and fibronectin type-III domain-containing protein 5 isoform X1 has protein sequence MEKLLLFLLFIGIAVRAQICPKRCVCQILSPNLATLCAKKGLLFVPPNIDRRTVELRLADNFVTNIKRKDFANMTSLVDLTLSRNTISFITPHAFADLRNLRALHLNSNRLTKITNDMFSGLSNLHHLILNNNQLTLISSTAFDDVLALEELDLSYNNLETIPWDAVEKMVSLHTLSLDHNMIDHIPKGTFSHLHKMTRLDVTSNKLQKLPPDPLFQRAQVLATSGIISPSTFALSFGGNPLHCNCELLWLRRLSREDDLETCASPTLLSGRYFWSIPEEEFLCEPPLITRHTHELRVLEGQRAALRCKARGDPEPAIHWISPEGKLISNATRSVVYDNGTLDILITTVKDTGSFTCIASNPAGEATQTVDLHIIKLPHLLNSTNHIHEPDPGSSDISTSTKSGSNASSSNGDTKVSQDKKVVVAEATSSTALLKFNFQRNIPGIRMFQIQYNGTYDDSLVYRMIPPTSKTFLVNNLAAGTMYDLCVLAIYDDGITSLTATRVVGCTQFTTEQDYVRCHFMQSQFLGGTMIIIIGGIIVASVLVFIIILMIRYKVCNNNGQQKATKVSNVYSQTNGAQIQGCSGVLSQSMSKQAVGHEEGVQCCKAAGDGTMQSPDTGSSQDSATTTSALPPTWTSSTSLSQKQKRKSGPKPVPEPQGEAGGSAEPQNSNRNNSTALQLPSRAPAAAPAAPTYKRAQSKPSKFLTLPADTSRAKRRRSLGGELLEPRGAGAGGLRSKRSLSMNGMLVQADSAGADSGKATFSSSEWILESTV, from the exons AtggaaaaactgcttttgtttctgctgttcaTTGGCATAGCAGTGCGAGCTCAGATCTGCCCCAAGCGCTGCGTCTGTCAGATCCTGTCTCCGAACCTCGCCACCCTCTGTGCCAAGAAAGGGCTCTTGTTCGTTCCTCCCAACATTGACAGGAGGACTGTGGAGCTGCGGCTGGCAGACAACTTTGTTACAAACATTAAAAGGAAAGACTTTGCCAACATGACCAGCCTGGTGGACCTGACGCTGTCCCGGAATACAATCAGTTTTATCACCCCTCACGCGTTTGCCGACCTGCGCAATTTGCGGGCTCTGCATTTGAACAGCAACCGATTGACTAAGATCACTAATGACATGTTCAGCGGGCTCTCCAATCTCCACCACTTGATACTGAACAACAACCAGCTGACTTTAATTTCTTCCACAGCTTTTGACGATGTTTTAGCCCTTGAGGAATTGGATTTGTCTTACAACAATCTGGAAACCATCCCCTGGGATGCCGTGGAGAAGATGGTCAGTTTGCACACTCTCAGTCTAGACCACAACATGATTGACCATATTCCTAAGGGGACCTTCTCCCACCTCCACAAGATGACCAGGCTGGACGTCACGTCTAACAAACTGCAGAAGCTTCCTCCTGACCCACTCTTCCAGCGTGCTCAGGTGCTGGCAACCTCAGGAATTATCAGCCCCTCGACGTTTGCGCTGAGCTTCGGTGGGAACCCCTTGCATTGCAACTGTGAGCTTTTGTGGCTGAGGCGCCTTTCCAGGGAGGACGACCTGGAGACCTGTGCCTCTCCCACACTCCTGTCTGGCCGGTACTTCTGGTCGATCCCCGAGGAGGAGTTCCTCTGCGAGCCCCCGCTCATCACCCGGCACACCCACGAGCTGCGGGTGCTGGAGGGGCAGCGggcagccctgcgctgcaagGCCCGGGGCGACCCTGAGCCAGCCATCCATTGGATTTCACCTGAGGGCAAACTGATTTCCAATGCCACCAGGTCCGTGGTGTATGACAACGGGACGCTCGACATCCTCATCACGACGGTGAAGGACACAGGCTCCTTCACCTGCATTGCTTCCAACCCGGCAGGGGAGGCCACGCAGACGGTGGACCTGCACATCATCAAACTCCCCCACCTGCTGAACAGCACAAACCACATCCATGAGCCCGACCCGGGCTCCTCGGATATCTCCACGTCCACCAAGTCGGGCTCCAACGCGAGCAGTAGCAACGGGGATACAAAAGTCAGCCAGGATAAGAAGGTGGTTGTTGCGGAAGCAACGTCCTCCACTGCTCTGCTGAAATTCAATTTCCAGAGGAATATACCTGGGATACGTATGTTCCAAATCCAGTACAATGGTACTTACGATGACTCCCTTGTTTACAG AATGATACCTCCCACAAGCAAAACCTTCCTGGTCAACAACCTGGCGGCGGGGACGATGTACGACCTGTGCGTCCTGGCCATCTACGACGACGGGATCACCTCGCTGACGGCCACCAGGGTCGTGGGCTGCACACAGTTCACCACCGAGCAGGATTACGTGCGCTGCCACTTCATGCAGTCCCAGTTCCTGGGGGGGACCATGATTATCATCATTGGTGGGATCATCGTGGCTTCGGTGCTCGTGttcatcatcatcctcatgATCCGCTACAAGGTGTGCAACAACAACGGGCAGCAGAAGGCCACCAAGGTCAGCAACGTGTACTCGCAGACGAACGGGGCTCAGATCCAGGGCTGCAGCGGGGTGCTGTCGCAGTCCATGTCCAAGCAGGCTGTGGGGCACGAGGAGGGTGTCCAGTGCTGCAAGGCTGCCGGCGATGGCACGATGCAGTCGCCGGACACCGGCTCCAGCCAGGACTCGGCCACCACTACCTCCGCTTTGCCTCCCACCTGGActtccagcacctccctctcgCAGAAGCAGAAGCGAAAGTCGGGGCCCAAGCCCGTCCCCGAGCCGCAGGGCGAGGCTGGCGGCAGCGCCGAGCCCCAGAACTCGAACAGAAATAACTCCACGGCCCTGCAGCTGCCGAGCCGcgcccccgccgcggcccccgccgcccccacGTACAAAAGAGCACAATCAAAGCCAAGTAAGTTCCTCACTCTGCCGGCCGACACATCCCGGGCCAAGCGCCGGCGCTCGCTGGGcggggagctgctggagccccgCGGCGCCGGTGCCGGCGGACTGCGCTCCAAACGGAGCTTGTCCATGAACGGGATGCTAGTCCAGGCAGACAGCGCCGGGGCCGATAGCGGAAAAGCAACTTTCTCCAGTTCTGAGTGGATATTGGAAAGCACTGTGtga